One window of Brachybacterium ginsengisoli genomic DNA carries:
- a CDS encoding Trp biosynthesis-associated membrane protein gives MTGTAPAPRRRLLGRRTVVLAGTAFSALLAGTSRTTWVQASGPDLTGTVQQVAVSGADAAPEVLALALVAIAASLATSLSSVWLRFLTGPVLILTGIGAALAALAVHRDAVSSATSALTSSTGVAGSTVAADATSWPLLTLAPALVVAAIGVLVLLAGGSWPRRDRYRSAAVTVAADPSEDPAAAWDALTRGEDPSLEDPSAPESTPPSR, from the coding sequence ATGACCGGCACCGCTCCCGCCCCGCGTCGCCGTCTGCTCGGCCGACGCACGGTCGTGCTCGCCGGCACCGCGTTCTCCGCGCTGCTGGCCGGCACCTCCCGGACCACCTGGGTGCAGGCCTCGGGCCCCGACCTCACGGGCACCGTCCAGCAGGTCGCCGTGTCCGGAGCGGACGCGGCCCCGGAGGTGCTCGCCCTCGCCCTCGTGGCGATCGCCGCCTCCCTCGCGACCTCGCTGTCCTCGGTCTGGCTGCGCTTCCTCACCGGTCCGGTGCTGATCCTGACCGGGATCGGTGCCGCTCTGGCGGCGCTCGCGGTCCATCGCGACGCCGTGAGCTCGGCGACCTCCGCCCTCACCTCGAGCACCGGCGTCGCGGGATCGACGGTCGCGGCCGACGCGACGTCGTGGCCGCTGCTCACCCTGGCACCCGCGCTCGTGGTCGCCGCGATCGGCGTGCTGGTGCTGCTCGCCGGAGGGAGCTGGCCGCGCCGGGACCGCTACCGCAGCGCCGCCGTCACCGTCGCCGCAGATCCCTCCGAGGACCCTGCGGCGGCCTGGGACGCGCTCACCCGCGGCGAGGATCCGAGCCTCGAGGACCCCTCCGCACCGGAGTCGACGCCTCCCTCCCGGTGA
- a CDS encoding anthranilate synthase component I, translating into MTDPTTPSSPGAEAYPEQVGGREGDALGVVVPDRETFRALAARQRVVPVSVRLLADEDTPVSLYRRLTADGGTRGTFLLESAGEGEASRWSIIGTRARAVLTERDGEAHWRGDVPSGVPTSGSPVEALRAVTSAFRAARQPHLPPFSGGMVGFVAYDAVRHWEKLEDSPPDEIGLPDLSMLLAQDVVVHDAHDSTVVLVANALNLNATDDGVDAAYDDALARLETMRERLRTPLRSGPVVYETVREVEPKARTSQLEYERAVHEAVRDIIDGEIFQVVPSQRFSLPVAADPLDVYRVLRRMNPSPYMYLLRTVDADGEPIDVVGASPESLVSVHGSTATTHPIAGSRPRGATPEEDERLGAELLADPKERSEHLMLVDLARNDLQKFCAPGTVVVRDFMHLERFSHIQHIVSTVTGRLREDVEAYDALRATFPAGTLSGAPKPSAMRIIDRLEPVRRGVYGGTVGYFDFAGDMDMAIAIRTAVIKDGTAHVQAGGGVVADSDATMEHRETQSKAAAALRAAATADTLRPA; encoded by the coding sequence ATGACCGATCCCACCACGCCCTCGAGCCCCGGCGCCGAGGCCTACCCCGAGCAGGTGGGCGGCCGGGAGGGCGACGCGCTGGGCGTCGTCGTGCCCGACCGGGAGACCTTCCGCGCTCTCGCCGCTCGTCAGCGCGTGGTGCCCGTCAGCGTGCGGCTGCTGGCCGACGAGGACACCCCCGTCTCCCTGTACCGCCGGCTGACCGCGGACGGCGGGACCCGCGGCACCTTCCTGCTCGAGTCCGCCGGAGAGGGCGAGGCCTCTCGCTGGTCGATCATCGGCACCCGTGCCCGCGCCGTGCTCACCGAGCGCGACGGCGAGGCGCACTGGCGCGGGGACGTCCCCTCGGGCGTTCCCACCTCGGGCAGCCCCGTCGAGGCGCTGCGCGCGGTCACCAGCGCCTTCCGCGCCGCCCGCCAGCCCCACCTGCCGCCGTTCTCCGGTGGGATGGTCGGCTTCGTCGCCTACGACGCGGTGCGCCACTGGGAGAAGCTCGAGGACTCGCCGCCGGACGAGATCGGCCTGCCGGACCTCTCGATGCTGCTGGCCCAGGACGTGGTGGTCCATGACGCGCACGACTCCACGGTGGTGCTCGTCGCCAACGCCCTGAACCTCAACGCCACCGATGACGGGGTCGACGCCGCCTACGACGACGCCCTGGCCCGTCTGGAGACGATGCGCGAGCGCCTGCGCACACCGCTCCGCAGCGGCCCGGTCGTGTACGAGACGGTGCGCGAGGTCGAGCCCAAGGCGCGCACCTCTCAGCTCGAGTACGAGCGGGCCGTCCACGAGGCGGTGCGCGACATCATCGACGGCGAGATCTTCCAGGTGGTGCCCTCGCAGCGGTTCTCCCTGCCGGTCGCCGCGGACCCGCTGGACGTGTATCGGGTGCTGCGACGCATGAACCCCAGCCCGTACATGTACCTGCTGCGCACCGTCGACGCCGACGGCGAGCCGATCGATGTGGTCGGCGCCAGCCCGGAGTCGCTGGTCAGCGTCCACGGGAGCACCGCCACCACGCATCCGATCGCGGGGTCGCGGCCGCGCGGAGCCACTCCGGAGGAGGACGAGCGCCTGGGCGCCGAGCTGCTCGCCGATCCCAAGGAGCGCTCCGAGCACCTCATGCTCGTCGACCTCGCCCGCAACGATCTGCAGAAGTTCTGCGCCCCGGGAACGGTGGTGGTGCGCGACTTCATGCATCTCGAGCGCTTCTCCCACATCCAGCACATCGTCTCCACCGTCACCGGGCGTCTGCGCGAGGACGTCGAGGCGTACGACGCGCTGCGGGCCACCTTCCCGGCCGGCACCCTCTCGGGAGCCCCGAAGCCCTCCGCGATGCGGATCATCGACCGGCTCGAACCCGTGCGGCGCGGCGTCTACGGCGGCACCGTGGGCTACTTCGACTTCGCCGGGGACATGGACATGGCGATCGCGATCCGCACCGCCGTCATCAAGGACGGCACCGCCCATGTGCAGGCCGGCGGGGGAGTGGTCGCCGACTCCGACGCGACCATGGAGCACCGCGAGACCCAGTCGAAGGCGGCCGCGGCGCTCCGGGCCGCAGCCACCGCCGACACGCTGCGTCCGGCATGA
- the hisI gene encoding phosphoribosyl-AMP cyclohydrolase produces the protein MTASDAPALDPDLLARLKHDEAGLITAVVQDATDGRVLMVGWMDDEALRRTLTSGRVTYWSRSRSEYWRKGDTSGHVQFVRSVALDCDGDTLLVRVDQVGAACHRGTDTCFDGGDLDAVVLPTTERTA, from the coding sequence GTGACCGCCTCCGATGCCCCCGCCCTGGACCCTGATCTCCTCGCCCGCCTCAAGCACGACGAGGCGGGACTGATCACCGCCGTCGTGCAGGATGCGACCGATGGCCGCGTGCTGATGGTGGGCTGGATGGACGACGAGGCGCTGCGTCGCACGCTGACCTCCGGCCGCGTCACCTACTGGTCCCGCTCCCGCAGCGAGTACTGGCGCAAGGGCGACACGAGCGGCCACGTGCAGTTCGTGCGCTCCGTCGCCCTGGACTGCGACGGCGACACGCTGCTGGTCCGCGTCGACCAGGTCGGCGCCGCCTGCCATCGCGGCACCGACACCTGCTTCGACGGCGGCGACCTCGACGCCGTCGTCCTTCCCACCACGGAGCGCACCGCATGA
- the metK gene encoding methionine adenosyltransferase has translation MTSSELRTFTSESVTEGHPDKICDQISDAILDDLLAQDRDARVAVETMVTTGLVHVAGEVRTTGYTDVATIVRDVIREIGYDSSDKGFDADSCGIEVSIGAQSPDIAQGVDTSFEARGDLAAGAFSKLGAGDQGLMFGYACRDTPELMPLPIHAAHRLTANLSAARRDGVLPYLRPDGKTQVSIGYDEDGVARSVDAVVVSTQHSDEVDLLSQLAPAISKVVIAPVLEGLENLGLDTSSVTTHINPSGRFVLGGPKGDAGLTGRKIIVDTYGGMARHGGGAFSGKDPSKVDRSGAYAMRWVAKNIVAAGLADRCEVQVAYAIGVAEPVGLYVETFGTGRVPSHQIAAAVRKVFDLRPAALIDALDLLRPIYALTSVHGHFGRELPEFTWERTDRAGELERAL, from the coding sequence ATGACCTCCAGCGAGCTGCGCACCTTCACGTCCGAATCGGTCACCGAAGGCCACCCCGACAAGATCTGCGACCAGATCTCCGACGCGATCCTCGACGACCTCCTGGCCCAGGACCGCGATGCCCGCGTGGCCGTGGAGACCATGGTGACCACCGGACTGGTCCATGTCGCCGGAGAGGTCCGCACCACCGGATACACCGACGTCGCCACCATCGTGCGCGACGTGATCCGCGAGATCGGCTATGACTCCTCCGACAAGGGCTTCGACGCGGACTCCTGCGGCATCGAGGTCTCCATCGGGGCTCAGTCGCCGGACATCGCCCAGGGGGTCGACACCTCCTTCGAGGCGCGCGGCGACCTCGCCGCCGGGGCCTTCTCGAAGCTCGGCGCCGGCGACCAGGGCCTCATGTTCGGCTACGCCTGCCGGGACACCCCCGAGCTGATGCCGCTGCCGATCCACGCCGCGCACCGGCTGACCGCGAACCTCTCCGCCGCCCGCCGCGACGGCGTGCTCCCGTACCTGCGCCCGGACGGCAAGACCCAGGTCTCGATCGGCTACGACGAGGACGGCGTGGCGCGCAGCGTCGACGCGGTCGTCGTCTCCACCCAGCACAGCGACGAGGTGGACCTGCTCAGCCAGCTCGCACCGGCGATCTCGAAGGTGGTCATCGCCCCGGTGCTCGAGGGCCTCGAGAACCTGGGCCTGGACACCTCCTCGGTCACCACCCACATCAACCCCTCGGGCCGCTTCGTGCTGGGCGGCCCCAAGGGCGATGCCGGCCTGACCGGTCGCAAGATCATCGTCGACACGTACGGCGGCATGGCCCGCCACGGCGGCGGCGCGTTCTCCGGGAAGGACCCCTCGAAGGTGGACCGTTCGGGCGCCTACGCGATGCGCTGGGTCGCCAAGAACATCGTCGCGGCGGGACTCGCGGACCGCTGCGAGGTGCAGGTCGCCTACGCCATCGGCGTCGCCGAGCCGGTGGGCCTGTACGTCGAGACCTTCGGCACCGGCCGCGTCCCCTCGCACCAGATCGCGGCCGCCGTGCGGAAGGTCTTCGACCTGCGCCCGGCCGCGCTGATCGACGCCCTCGACCTGCTGCGCCCCATCTACGCCCTGACCTCGGTGCACGGCCACTTCGGCCGCGAGCTGCCGGAGTTCACGTGGGAGCGCACGGACCGCGCCGGGGAGCTGGAGCGCGCACTGTGA
- the coaBC gene encoding bifunctional phosphopantothenoylcysteine decarboxylase/phosphopantothenate--cysteine ligase CoaBC → MSSELRTLEGARVLVGVGGGIAAYKTAHLVRGLVGAGADVRVVPTTASLEFVGAATWEALSHHPVLTSVFEDVEKVAHVRFGQQADLVVIAPATADLMARLRIGRADDLLTASALVTRAPVVVAPAMHTEMWEHPSTVENVAVLRERGLTVLEPAVGRLTGPDSGPGRLPEPEAILDAARAAISAPRDERGAVRRDLAGRELLITAGGTREELDPVRFLANHSSGRQGWALAHAALVRGARVRLAAANVELETPPGALRLDVGSAAELADLVAEHRGQVDALVMAAAVADFTAAERATSKIKKDESAGDDSETVPSLALRRTQDILRHSVLERTRSGQARPAIVGFAAETGSEDASALELAAAKARRKGADLLVFNDLTGGVFGAADNAVRILDHEGEEVARAEGSKVLVAHAVLDELVPHLPEVP, encoded by the coding sequence ATGAGCAGCGAGCTGCGCACCCTCGAGGGTGCCCGCGTCCTGGTCGGAGTCGGCGGAGGCATCGCCGCATACAAGACCGCGCACCTGGTGCGCGGTCTTGTCGGTGCCGGGGCCGATGTCCGTGTCGTGCCCACGACCGCCTCCCTCGAGTTCGTGGGCGCCGCGACCTGGGAGGCGCTGAGCCACCACCCGGTCCTGACCTCGGTCTTCGAGGACGTCGAGAAGGTCGCGCACGTCCGCTTCGGGCAGCAGGCGGACCTGGTCGTCATCGCCCCGGCGACCGCGGACCTGATGGCCCGGCTGCGCATCGGCCGCGCCGACGACCTGCTCACCGCCTCCGCACTCGTGACCCGTGCCCCCGTGGTCGTCGCACCGGCGATGCACACCGAGATGTGGGAGCACCCCTCGACCGTCGAGAACGTGGCGGTGCTGCGGGAGCGCGGCCTGACCGTGCTCGAGCCCGCCGTCGGGCGGCTCACCGGGCCGGACTCCGGACCCGGACGTCTCCCCGAGCCCGAGGCGATCCTCGACGCCGCCCGCGCGGCGATCTCCGCCCCCCGGGACGAGCGCGGTGCCGTGCGCCGTGATCTCGCCGGTCGCGAGCTGCTGATCACCGCCGGGGGGACCCGCGAGGAGCTCGACCCCGTGCGCTTCCTCGCCAACCATTCCTCGGGCAGGCAGGGCTGGGCCCTCGCCCATGCCGCTCTCGTGCGCGGCGCCCGGGTGCGACTGGCCGCCGCGAACGTGGAGCTGGAGACGCCGCCCGGGGCGCTGCGTCTGGACGTGGGCAGCGCCGCCGAGCTCGCCGACCTCGTCGCCGAGCACCGCGGTCAGGTCGACGCCCTGGTGATGGCCGCGGCCGTCGCGGACTTCACCGCCGCCGAGCGGGCGACGTCCAAGATCAAGAAGGACGAGTCCGCCGGGGACGACAGCGAGACGGTGCCCTCCCTGGCGCTGCGCCGCACGCAGGACATCCTGCGTCACAGTGTGCTCGAGCGCACCCGGAGCGGTCAGGCGCGTCCCGCGATCGTCGGCTTCGCCGCCGAGACCGGCTCCGAGGACGCCAGCGCGCTCGAGCTGGCCGCGGCCAAGGCCCGCCGCAAGGGCGCGGACCTGCTGGTCTTCAACGACCTCACGGGCGGCGTGTTCGGTGCGGCCGACAACGCCGTGCGCATCCTGGACCACGAGGGCGAGGAGGTCGCCCGGGCCGAGGGCTCGAAGGTCCTCGTCGCCCACGCCGTGCTCGACGAACTCGTCCCTCATCTGCCGGAAGTACCCTGA
- the rpoZ gene encoding DNA-directed RNA polymerase subunit omega, whose product MAGTVAQPEGITNPPIDRLLETVDSKYALVLYASQRARQINSYYSQLSEGLLEFVGPLVDVENQEKPLSIALREIDENLLTIREIDEEEYAAQNEPDPNAPAPLLLGDDAPEIPPTDFPL is encoded by the coding sequence GTGGCCGGAACAGTCGCACAGCCCGAAGGCATCACGAACCCGCCGATCGACCGTCTCCTGGAGACCGTCGACTCGAAGTACGCCCTGGTGCTGTACGCGTCCCAGCGTGCGCGTCAGATCAACTCGTACTACTCGCAGCTCTCCGAGGGCCTGCTCGAGTTCGTCGGCCCGCTGGTCGATGTCGAGAACCAGGAGAAGCCGCTCTCGATCGCCCTGCGCGAGATCGACGAGAACCTGCTCACGATCCGCGAGATCGACGAGGAGGAGTACGCCGCGCAGAACGAGCCGGACCCGAACGCTCCGGCCCCGCTGCTGCTCGGCGATGACGCCCCCGAGATCCCGCCGACCGACTTCCCTCTCTGA
- the gmk gene encoding guanylate kinase: MNDSSTGADAVKASAPVTVLAGPTAVGKGTVSAAIRARYPEIWLSVSATTRAPRPGEVDGVHYRFVSEEDFSSLIEAGQMLEWAVVHGRNKYGTPRGPVEEKVAEGRPVLLEIDLAGARQVRESLPEARFVFLAPPDWDTLVHRLVGRGTEDAEERERRLATARVELAAEGEFDVTIVNDTVDRAADELAGLLGVRDLT; the protein is encoded by the coding sequence GTGAACGACTCCTCCACCGGGGCCGATGCCGTGAAGGCATCGGCCCCGGTCACCGTTCTGGCAGGTCCCACCGCAGTGGGAAAGGGGACCGTCTCCGCCGCCATCCGCGCGCGCTACCCGGAGATCTGGCTGTCCGTCTCGGCGACCACCCGGGCTCCGCGCCCCGGTGAGGTCGACGGCGTGCACTACCGCTTCGTGTCCGAGGAGGACTTCTCATCGTTGATCGAGGCCGGGCAGATGCTCGAGTGGGCCGTGGTCCACGGCCGCAACAAGTACGGCACCCCGCGCGGGCCGGTCGAGGAGAAGGTCGCCGAGGGGCGGCCCGTGCTCCTCGAGATCGACCTGGCCGGGGCCAGGCAGGTGCGAGAGTCCCTGCCGGAGGCGCGCTTCGTGTTCCTCGCCCCGCCGGACTGGGACACGCTCGTGCACCGTCTGGTCGGCCGCGGCACCGAGGACGCCGAGGAGCGCGAGCGCCGACTGGCGACCGCGCGGGTCGAGCTCGCCGCGGAGGGCGAGTTCGACGTGACCATCGTCAACGACACCGTGGATCGGGCGGCCGACGAGCTGGCCGGTCTGCTGGGCGTGCGCGACCTCACCTGA
- the mihF gene encoding integration host factor, actinobacterial type, producing MALPPLTPEQRAEALKKAAEARRERAAIKARLKDSAGHRGDEIKKVLKEAESNEIVGRLRVSALLEALPGVGKVKAQQIMEEIGISPSRKIRGLGSHQAEKLVAHFAE from the coding sequence GTGGCTCTCCCTCCCCTCACCCCTGAGCAGCGTGCCGAGGCACTGAAGAAGGCTGCCGAGGCTCGCCGCGAGCGCGCTGCCATCAAGGCACGCCTCAAGGACAGCGCCGGGCACCGCGGCGACGAGATCAAGAAGGTCCTCAAGGAGGCCGAGTCCAACGAGATCGTCGGTCGCCTCCGCGTCTCCGCGCTGCTCGAGGCCCTTCCGGGCGTCGGCAAGGTCAAGGCACAGCAGATCATGGAGGAGATCGGCATCTCCCCGTCCCGCAAGATCCGCGGCCTCGGCTCGCATCAGGCGGAGAAGCTCGTCGCGCACTTCGCCGAGTGA
- the pyrF gene encoding orotidine-5'-phosphate decarboxylase, whose amino-acid sequence MSGAERSTAGVVSFGERLHRAVDDHGPVIAGVDPHASLLEAWSLPDTPEGLREFSRTTLAAVRGTVAAIKPQSAFYERHGSAGIAVLEELLRAARELGVLTILDAKRGDIGSTMEAYAQSYLRPGAPLEADAITVSPFLGTGSLDPATELAAEHGKGLFLLALTSNPDGPQVQHARTAGDTPVALEIARHAERIGKAAPGEWSSVGLVVGSTVGDAYRELGLDRAAPSVPLLAPGFGAQGAGPAQLTEVFGESAGHVLVSLSRGLLAAGPDEASLRARAEELQAAYS is encoded by the coding sequence ATGAGCGGCGCGGAGCGGTCGACCGCCGGGGTCGTGAGCTTCGGGGAGCGCCTGCATCGGGCCGTGGACGACCACGGCCCGGTGATCGCCGGCGTCGACCCCCATGCCTCCCTGCTGGAGGCGTGGTCGCTGCCCGACACCCCGGAGGGTCTGCGGGAGTTCTCCCGCACCACCCTCGCGGCGGTGCGGGGGACGGTCGCCGCGATCAAGCCGCAGTCGGCCTTCTACGAGCGCCACGGCTCCGCCGGGATCGCCGTGCTCGAGGAGCTCCTGCGGGCTGCCCGGGAGCTCGGCGTGCTGACCATCCTGGACGCCAAGCGCGGCGACATCGGCTCCACGATGGAGGCCTACGCCCAGTCGTACCTGCGCCCCGGCGCTCCGCTCGAGGCCGATGCGATCACCGTCAGCCCCTTCCTGGGCACCGGATCGCTGGATCCGGCCACGGAGCTCGCGGCCGAGCACGGCAAGGGACTGTTCCTGCTGGCCCTGACCTCCAACCCGGACGGACCGCAGGTCCAGCACGCCCGGACCGCCGGCGACACGCCGGTGGCGCTCGAGATCGCGCGACACGCCGAGCGGATCGGGAAGGCGGCGCCGGGGGAGTGGTCCAGCGTCGGTCTGGTGGTCGGCTCGACCGTCGGCGACGCCTACCGGGAGCTCGGCCTGGATCGCGCCGCACCGTCCGTCCCGCTGCTCGCTCCGGGCTTCGGGGCGCAGGGCGCCGGGCCGGCGCAGCTCACCGAGGTCTTCGGCGAAAGCGCAGGTCACGTGCTTGTATCGCTCTCCCGGGGGCTCCTTGCGGCCGGTCCGGACGAGGCGTCCCTGCGGGCGCGGGCCGAGGAGCTCCAGGCCGCGTACTCCTGA
- the carB gene encoding carbamoyl-phosphate synthase large subunit, translated as MPRRPDLKSVLVIGSGPIVIGQAAEFDYSGTQACRVLREEGLRVILVNSNPATIMTDPDIADATYIEPIDPQIIRTIIEKERPDALLPTLGGQTALNAAIALAENGTLEEFGVEMIGASLDAINKAEDRQLFKEVVERVGGESARSRICHTMDELLEAADELGYPMVVRPSFTMGGLGSGLAYDEADLRRIGGDGLHYSPTSEVLLEESILGWKEFELELMRDAADNCVVICSIENVDPVGVHTGDSVTVAPALTLTDVELQELRDLGIAIIREVGVDTGGCNVQFATHPETGRIVVIEMNPRVSRSSALASKATGFPIAKIAARVAIGYTLDEIRNDITGTTPASFEPALDYVVVKVPRFAFEKFPAADATLTTTMKSVGEAMALGRNFTEALGKAQRSIDVKGASLPYTGTPPTAAEVTELVDASRSPTAERLGDIGRILWSAAEGVVDPSETVDRIVEATGIDRWFLDQMLIVAEIAAEIRASEVLDADLLSLAKRHGLSDDQIGALSSHSGDVVKGVREALGINPVFKTVDTCAAEFASATPYHYSTYDQETEVEPRERPAVLILGSGPNRIGQGIEFDYSCVHAALALGNPELPGGGYETVMINCNPETVSTDYDIADRLYFEPLTFEDVVEVYEAEKAAGPVAGVIVQLGGQTPLALARRLEDAGLPIIGTSPAAIDNAEDRGHFGALLAEADLPAPPYGTAWALGDAIEVAAKVGYPVLVRPSYVLGGRGMEIVFDEAGLVDYVSRNLPDGGRAEAPILIDSFLDTAIEIDVDALYDGTDLYLGGVMEHIEEAGIHSGDSACTLPPVTLSDAVLERIRTSTLAIAEGVGVRGLLNIQYALSHGVLYVLEANPRASRTVPFVAKATGVPLAQAAALLMAGTSIADLRRGGVLPAVGDGADLPDDSPIAVKEAVLPFKRFRTHEGRAVDSVLGPEMRSTGEVMGLDSTFPLAFAKSQLAISGQGLPTAGTAFVSVADRDKRSLPLPVARLAALGFEILTTAGTGRVLRRYGIPCRVLRKASEPGDEASVIELIETGKVDLVLNTPSGSNARVDGYAIRAAATSMDVPMITTLQEFQAAVQAIEARPVEPFEVTSLQDHTARLAAVHSERVGA; from the coding sequence ATGCCCCGTCGCCCCGACCTCAAGTCCGTCCTGGTCATCGGCTCCGGCCCGATCGTCATCGGCCAGGCAGCGGAGTTCGACTACTCCGGCACCCAGGCCTGCCGCGTGCTGCGCGAGGAGGGCCTGCGGGTCATCCTCGTCAACTCGAACCCGGCCACGATCATGACCGATCCGGACATCGCCGATGCCACGTACATCGAGCCGATCGATCCGCAGATCATCCGCACCATCATCGAGAAGGAGCGCCCCGACGCGCTCCTGCCCACCCTCGGCGGGCAGACGGCGCTGAACGCCGCCATCGCCCTCGCCGAGAACGGGACCCTCGAGGAGTTCGGCGTCGAGATGATCGGCGCGAGCCTCGACGCGATCAACAAGGCGGAGGACCGCCAGCTGTTCAAGGAGGTCGTCGAGCGGGTGGGCGGCGAGTCCGCGCGCTCGAGGATCTGCCACACCATGGACGAGCTGCTCGAGGCGGCCGACGAGCTCGGCTACCCGATGGTGGTGCGCCCCAGCTTCACAATGGGCGGGCTCGGCTCGGGCCTCGCCTACGACGAGGCCGACCTGCGCCGCATCGGCGGCGACGGCCTGCACTACTCGCCGACCTCCGAGGTGCTGCTCGAGGAGTCGATCCTGGGCTGGAAGGAGTTCGAGCTCGAGCTGATGCGCGACGCCGCCGACAACTGCGTCGTGATCTGCTCGATCGAGAACGTGGACCCCGTGGGCGTCCACACCGGCGACTCCGTCACCGTGGCCCCGGCCCTGACCCTCACAGACGTCGAGCTGCAGGAGCTGCGCGACCTCGGCATCGCGATCATCCGCGAGGTGGGCGTCGACACCGGCGGCTGCAACGTGCAGTTCGCGACGCATCCGGAGACCGGCCGCATCGTGGTCATCGAGATGAACCCGCGCGTCTCCCGCTCCTCGGCGCTGGCCTCCAAGGCCACGGGCTTCCCGATCGCGAAGATCGCCGCGCGCGTCGCGATCGGCTACACGCTCGACGAGATCCGCAACGACATCACCGGCACCACCCCGGCGAGCTTCGAGCCCGCGCTGGACTACGTGGTCGTCAAGGTCCCGCGCTTCGCCTTCGAGAAGTTCCCCGCCGCCGATGCGACGCTGACCACCACCATGAAGAGCGTCGGCGAGGCCATGGCCCTGGGCCGCAACTTCACCGAGGCCCTCGGCAAGGCGCAGCGCTCCATCGACGTCAAGGGCGCCTCCCTCCCGTACACCGGGACGCCGCCCACCGCCGCCGAGGTCACCGAGCTGGTGGACGCGTCCCGCAGCCCCACCGCCGAGCGGCTGGGGGACATCGGCCGGATCCTGTGGTCCGCCGCCGAGGGCGTCGTCGACCCGTCGGAGACGGTCGATCGCATCGTGGAGGCGACGGGGATCGATCGCTGGTTCCTCGACCAGATGCTGATCGTCGCCGAGATCGCCGCCGAGATCCGGGCCAGCGAGGTGCTGGACGCGGACCTGCTCTCCCTGGCCAAGCGCCACGGGCTCTCCGACGACCAGATCGGCGCCCTCAGCAGCCACAGCGGCGACGTCGTCAAGGGCGTGCGCGAGGCGCTCGGCATCAACCCGGTCTTCAAGACGGTCGACACCTGCGCCGCGGAGTTCGCCTCGGCGACCCCGTACCACTACTCGACCTATGACCAGGAGACCGAGGTCGAGCCGCGCGAGCGCCCGGCGGTCCTGATCCTCGGCTCGGGCCCCAACCGCATCGGCCAGGGCATCGAGTTCGACTACTCCTGCGTGCACGCCGCGCTCGCGCTCGGCAACCCGGAGCTGCCCGGAGGCGGCTATGAGACGGTCATGATCAACTGCAACCCGGAGACGGTCTCGACCGACTACGACATCGCCGACCGGCTCTACTTCGAGCCGCTCACCTTCGAGGACGTCGTCGAGGTCTACGAGGCGGAGAAGGCGGCCGGCCCGGTCGCCGGGGTCATCGTCCAGCTGGGCGGCCAGACCCCGCTGGCGCTCGCGCGCCGGCTCGAGGACGCGGGTCTGCCGATCATCGGCACCAGCCCCGCCGCCATCGACAACGCCGAGGACCGGGGCCATTTCGGCGCCCTCCTGGCCGAGGCCGATCTGCCGGCGCCGCCCTACGGCACCGCCTGGGCGCTCGGCGACGCGATCGAGGTCGCGGCGAAGGTCGGCTACCCGGTGCTGGTGCGCCCGAGCTACGTGCTCGGCGGACGCGGCATGGAGATCGTCTTCGACGAGGCAGGACTGGTCGACTACGTGAGCCGCAACCTGCCCGACGGCGGCCGCGCCGAGGCGCCGATCCTCATCGACAGCTTCCTGGACACCGCCATCGAGATCGACGTCGACGCCCTCTACGACGGCACCGACCTCTACCTCGGCGGGGTCATGGAGCACATCGAGGAGGCCGGCATCCACTCCGGCGACTCGGCCTGCACGCTGCCCCCGGTCACCCTCTCCGACGCAGTGCTCGAGCGGATCCGCACCTCGACGCTCGCGATCGCCGAGGGCGTGGGGGTGCGCGGCCTGCTGAACATCCAGTACGCCCTCTCCCACGGCGTGCTCTACGTGCTCGAGGCCAATCCCCGCGCCTCCCGCACCGTGCCCTTCGTGGCCAAGGCCACCGGCGTTCCGCTCGCCCAGGCGGCGGCGCTGCTCATGGCCGGCACCTCGATCGCGGACCTGCGTCGCGGGGGAGTGCTCCCGGCCGTGGGCGACGGCGCCGACCTGCCCGACGACTCGCCGATCGCCGTCAAGGAGGCCGTGCTGCCCTTCAAGCGGTTCCGCACCCACGAGGGGCGCGCCGTGGACTCGGTGCTCGGCCCGGAGATGCGCTCGACCGGCGAGGTGATGGGGCTGGACTCCACCTTCCCGCTGGCCTTCGCGAAGTCGCAGTTGGCGATCTCGGGTCAGGGCCTGCCCACCGCGGGCACCGCCTTCGTCTCGGTCGCCGACCGGGACAAGCGGTCGCTGCCGCTGCCCGTGGCACGCCTCGCGGCGCTGGGCTTCGAGATCCTCACCACCGCCGGGACCGGCCGCGTCCTGCGCCGCTACGGCATCCCCTGCCGCGTGCTGCGCAAGGCCTCCGAGCCCGGCGACGAGGCGAGCGTCATCGAGCTGATCGAGACCGGCAAGGTGGACCTCGTGCTCAACACCCCCTCGGGCTCCAACGCCCGGGTGGACGGCTACGCGATCCGTGCCGCCGCCACCAGCATGGACGTGCCGATGATCACCACCCTCCAGGAGTTCCAGGCGGCGGTGCAGGCGATCGAGGCCCGCCCCGTCGAGCCCTTCGAGGTGACCAGCCTGCAGGACCACACGGCGCGTCTCGCCGCGGTCCACTCGGAGCGGGTGGGCGCATGA